Proteins encoded together in one Chthoniobacterales bacterium window:
- a CDS encoding NAD-dependent epimerase/dehydratase family protein: MRILVSGVCGFVGSELALGLRLAGHEVCGFDNFSRPGSELNRARIESAGVEFWRGDVRDENDLVRVRGIDWVIDAAANPSVLAGIDGKTGSKELLEHNLWGTVNLLEVCKREQAGMILLSTSRVYSIPALCALPVAEKNAAFVLEKICGAAGPRGVTEDFSTAPPVSLYGVSKLASEQIALEYGAAFGFPVWIDRCGVMAGAGQFGKPDQGIFSYWIHSWARRAPLKYIGFGGSGHQVRDCLHPDDLLALLLKQMSAGGRAGDRIFNVSGGADSAMSLRQLSDWCAAEFGPHEVASDLSPRPFDLPWVVLDSSRAEKAWDWKPRRTVQQICSEIARHAREHPGWLEVSSGPAHG; the protein is encoded by the coding sequence ATGAGAATTCTTGTCAGCGGGGTCTGCGGATTCGTCGGTTCGGAACTCGCCCTCGGCCTGCGCCTTGCCGGTCACGAGGTGTGCGGCTTCGACAATTTCAGCCGCCCCGGCAGTGAACTGAACCGTGCGCGCATCGAATCCGCCGGTGTCGAATTCTGGCGCGGCGATGTGCGTGATGAAAACGACCTTGTCCGTGTGCGCGGTATCGACTGGGTCATCGACGCCGCCGCCAATCCCAGCGTGCTGGCCGGCATCGACGGAAAGACCGGGAGCAAAGAACTTCTCGAGCACAATCTTTGGGGCACGGTGAATTTGCTCGAGGTCTGCAAACGCGAGCAGGCCGGCATGATTCTCCTCAGCACCAGCCGCGTGTATTCCATCCCCGCTCTCTGCGCTCTGCCGGTCGCGGAAAAAAACGCCGCCTTCGTGCTCGAAAAAATTTGCGGCGCCGCGGGACCACGGGGCGTGACGGAGGATTTTTCCACCGCGCCGCCCGTTTCGCTCTACGGGGTGAGCAAGCTGGCCAGCGAGCAGATCGCCCTCGAATACGGCGCGGCGTTCGGATTCCCCGTGTGGATCGACCGCTGCGGGGTCATGGCCGGCGCCGGACAATTCGGCAAGCCGGACCAGGGCATCTTCAGCTACTGGATCCACAGCTGGGCGCGCCGCGCTCCCCTCAAATACATCGGCTTCGGCGGCAGCGGACACCAGGTGCGCGACTGCCTTCATCCCGACGACCTCCTCGCGCTTCTGCTCAAGCAAATGTCCGCGGGCGGACGCGCAGGCGACAGGATTTTCAACGTCAGCGGCGGCGCGGACTCGGCGATGTCGCTGCGGCAGCTCTCGGACTGGTGCGCCGCGGAGTTTGGTCCGCACGAGGTTGCGTCCGACCTCTCCCCGCGTCCGTTCGATCTCCCGTGGGTCGTGCTCGATTCCTCGCGCGCGGAAAAAGCTTGGGACTGGAAGCCGCGGCGGACGGTGCAGCAAATCTGCAGCGAGATTGCGCGGCACGCCCGCGAACATCCCGGATGGCTGGAGGTCAGCAGTGGACCGGCTCATGGATAA
- a CDS encoding lipid-binding SYLF domain-containing protein produces the protein MKIPFITALFALIVLASVATAPAMPAAELRKKSEAALEQLFETKPGTKELADMAEAVLVFPEVVKAGFMIGGQRGDGVLFRNGEAEGYFNTTSASYGWQVGAQVFSYVLFFMDQKSLDSLYKADGFEVGAAPSLVIANEGFTSDLSTKTMKNGIYAFFFGQKGIMAGISLQGTKITEFKPSK, from the coding sequence ATGAAAATCCCGTTCATCACCGCTCTTTTTGCCCTCATTGTCCTCGCCTCGGTCGCGACCGCGCCGGCCATGCCTGCCGCGGAACTGCGCAAGAAGTCCGAAGCCGCCCTCGAGCAACTCTTCGAAACCAAGCCCGGCACCAAGGAACTGGCCGACATGGCGGAGGCCGTGCTCGTCTTTCCGGAGGTGGTCAAAGCGGGATTCATGATCGGCGGCCAGCGTGGTGACGGTGTTCTCTTCCGCAACGGCGAAGCGGAGGGATACTTCAACACCACGTCCGCGTCCTACGGCTGGCAGGTCGGCGCCCAGGTGTTTTCCTACGTGCTTTTCTTCATGGACCAAAAATCCCTCGACTCCCTCTACAAGGCCGACGGGTTCGAGGTCGGTGCCGCACCCAGCCTGGTCATCGCCAACGAAGGTTTCACCTCCGATCTCTCCACCAAAACGATGAAAAACGGGATCTATGCGTTTTTCTTCGGCCAGAAGGGGATCATGGCCGGCATTTCGCTGCAGGGCACCAAGATCACCGAGTTCAAGCCGAGCAAATAA